The segment CTAAGGGCCCTATTTGTGTCTGGTTAATAGAATCAGTTATTTTTTGTTCAATGGATGATTGATTATTTAAATTTCCATAGGCCATTGCTTTTAACATTAATGATGTAGCTTCAAAATGAGTTCTACCAATGCCTATTGCAGGAATACATGGAGTGCACCCCAACATTGGGACCTCTGATTTCATCCATGTTATCACTTCATTAAATACTTTTCGATTATCCCGCTTATGGAAAAATCTATAAGTACTTGCCCTTATCTCTGGCCCACCACCTAACATCAATACATGGATTTTTATCCCGCACCCCTCGTGCTTATCTAATATAAATGACGGTGCAATGAGATTTCCAGGGTCCTCATATAAACCTTGACTTTGTTCAATGCGACAAATATCATCACCTTTAACTGCCATTGGCCGTGCCGGAAGATTTTGAAGCCCGGATTTTATTCCTTCTTCAATATTTTCAAAAAATCCAGGCGGTATGGATGTATCATTCCCTATTTCTATAATTATATGAGGAATACCAGTATCATCACAGAGGGGTCTTTTTTCTTTTCTGGCAATTTTAGCATTTTTTAAAAGAAGATTAAGTATCCATGCCGAGTTCTCATTTACTTCTTTTTTCAATGCAGTTTCATATGCGTCTATCTGGTCAGACCGATATGTTGTGCTGGCCTCGATGACAGCCTCCTGTACTAAATTAATAATATCCATAATAATTCTCCAAATATCGTTAAAATGTTTATAAATCATTAAAATGACATTTAATAATAGTAACCACTATTGCATTCAAAATTAACAATTTAGCATAACAAATCATAATATCAAACCATCTAATAAATATCTATTTATTAATTATTTTAACTAAGTTGAATACATTATAAATATAAGAAAATATAGTAGTTTAAATAAAATTATGGTGAATATTATAAAGAAATATCCTAAAATTATGATAATAAAACCTAAGAATAATGATTAGAGGAATATTTGAGTTTTTAAGATTTTTAAACATTACAATTTATTATTTTTATGGGGAGTTATTTTCTCAAATAAATCATGTCTCTAATTATCTCTTTGAAATCTTAGCATCGGGATAATAACGATTAATCATAGATTGGACTAAATAAACCTGTTTAATCCTTTCACCGGCCTGAACCTCAGTAGTGTCCCACCCATGATGCCCTGCAACCGCGCCGCCTGTTTTAAGATAAACTGGGGCAGCTACTTTAATAATATCTGGAGCTTCGTAATGTCGAATGAAACCTCCAGAAGATTTAGGATTTTCAGTGTGGAGATCAATGGAAATATCCAGGGATTGTCTTATTGCTGAAATCATATTTATTTGCAAATCCCGTACGGGATTAAATGAATTAGCTCCTAATTGTTCTAAGAGTTGAGCAGATGCAGGATTACCATGGCCAGTATGTGCAGAAATTT is part of the Methanobacterium alcaliphilum genome and harbors:
- a CDS encoding fumarate hydratase, which produces MDIINLVQEAVIEASTTYRSDQIDAYETALKKEVNENSAWILNLLLKNAKIARKEKRPLCDDTGIPHIIIEIGNDTSIPPGFFENIEEGIKSGLQNLPARPMAVKGDDICRIEQSQGLYEDPGNLIAPSFILDKHEGCGIKIHVLMLGGGPEIRASTYRFFHKRDNRKVFNEVITWMKSEVPMLGCTPCIPAIGIGRTHFEATSLMLKAMAYGNLNNQSSIEQKITDSINQTQIGPLGLGGNFTALGSFVNVGPQRASGVRIVSMRPCCCVEPRRATIELPSNFEV